A section of the Rhea pennata isolate bPtePen1 chromosome 24, bPtePen1.pri, whole genome shotgun sequence genome encodes:
- the LOC134150598 gene encoding transmembrane protein 45B-like, whose protein sequence is MANFKGHVLPGSFFLLFGLWWSVKYPLRHLSQKANKKSHRNYFFQRADAIEGGVKITFALIGMLAEQFVPDGPHLYLYSGEKRDWVKLMNWQHTTMYLFYGLSGMVDVLTYFSQVVPLGLDRLMLSVAVFVEGFLFYYHVLHRPMLDQHIHSLLLIAIFSGASSILLEVFLRDNIVLELFRAGVTIVQGTWFWQIGIVLFQPWGGPMWDEKDHNNVMFLTMCFFWHWAAAVFILTINYTLAYWCVQRCRRIGGEPYIGLGVRKQKCDTSSHAAFLNGSDEE, encoded by the exons ATGGCAAACTTCAAGGGTCATGTACTTCCAGGcagtttcttcctcctttttggGCTCTGGTGGTCGGTGAAATACCCACTGAGACATCTCAGTCAGAAAGCAAATAAGAAGTcccacagaaattattttttccagcgTGCAGATGCCATTGAAGGGGGAGTCAAAATCACCTTTGCTTTAATAG GGATGCTGGCAGAGCAGTTCGTCCCCGACGGCCCACACCTGTATCTCTACAGTGGGGAGAAGCGTGACTGGGTGAAGCTGATGAACTGGCAGCACACCACCATGTACCTCTTCTACGGCCTCTCGGGGATGGTGGACGTCCTCACCTATTTCTCCCAGGTGGTGCCTCTGGGCCTGGATCGCCTCATGCTCTCTGTGGCTGTGTTTGTTGAAG GTTTTCTCTTCTATTATCACGTCCTTCACCGCCCCATGCTGGACCAGCATATCCACTCCCTGCTGCTCATCGCCATATTTTCAGGGGCCTCCAGCATCCTGCTGGAAGTCTTCCTCCGTGATAACATTGTCCTGGAGCTGTTCAGAGCTGGCGTCACCATTGTCCAGGGAACGTGGTTCTGGCAG ATTGGGATTGTGCTGTTCCAGCCATGGGGAGGCCCGATGTGGGACGAGAAAGACCACAACAATGTCATGTTCCTCACCATGTGCTTCTTCTGGCACTGGGCAGCTGCTGTGTTCATCCTCACCATAAACTACACTCTTGCTTACTG GTGCGTTCAGAGGTGCAGGAGAATCGGTGGAGAACCATACATTGGCCTCGGAGTCCGGAAGCAAAAATGCGACACGAGTTCCCACGCTGCTTTTTTAAACGGATCCGATGAAGAGTGA
- the LOC134150597 gene encoding transmembrane protein 45B-like encodes MNPMPSSFNGNALRGTFFLVFGLWWSVKYPLKYLRRKANAENQPSYGVQHLEVLEGTVKAFFALAGILAEQFVPTGPRLLLYSPNTHSWTDLTHWHYTTMYLFFLLSGIVEVISHSSLKLPVGIDRFSLSVALLIEGLLFCSHDYSDAPLDHHLHSLLAIAIFAGALCALLEVFIRDHFILEFFRTSSFLLQGSWLWQIGFVLSPPWGGPGWDQTDRGNFMFLTMCFCWHYAAVLAVMAANSAASRCCNESCQLKFGDIDVELDCGMCIRKGKSSSSALLPESGSDDK; translated from the exons A TGAACCCGATGCCATCAAGTTTCAATGGCAATGCCCTCCGGGGCACCTTCTTCCTCGTTTTTGGTCTCTGGTGGTCCGTGAAATACCCTCTGAAGTACCTCAGGCGGAAAGCAAACGCTGAGAATCAGCCAAGCTATGGCGTCCAGCACCTGGAAGTCCTCGAAGGGACAGTCAAAGCATTCTTTGCTCTTGCAG GGATTCTGGCCGAGCAGTTTGTTCCTACCGGTCCCCGTCTGCTGCTGTACAGTCCGAACACTCACAGCTGGACAGATCTAACCCACTGGCACTACACAACCATGTAcctgttcttcctcctctccgGCATTGTGGAAGTCATCTCCCATTCCTCACTCAAGCTTCCCGTTGGGATAGATCGTTTCTCACTGTCCGTGGCTCTGCTTATTGAAG GCTTGCTCTTCTGTTCCCATGACTACAGTGATGCTCCACTGGATCATCACCTCCATTCCCTGCTGGCCATAGCCATCTTTGCTGGAGCCCTCTGTGCACTTCTGGAGGTGTTCATCCGAGATCACTTCATCCTGGAGTTCTTCAGGACCAGCTCTTTCCTCTTGCAGGGCTCTTGGCTGTGGCAG ATTGGATTTGTGCTGTCTCCTCCATGGGGAGGACCAGGCTGGGATCAGACTGACCGTGGCAACTTCATGTTCCTCACTATGTGCTTCTGCTGGCACTACGCCGCTGTTCTCGCAGTCATGGCAGCCAACTCTGCTGCCTCTCGCTG CTGCAATGAATCCTGCCAGCTGAAATTTGGGGACATCGATGTTGAGCTAGACTGTGGAATGTGCATCCGCAAGGGCAAGAGCTCCAGCAGCGCTCTGTTGCCAGAGAGTGGCTCAGATGACAAGTGA